A genomic region of Exiguobacterium oxidotolerans JCM 12280 contains the following coding sequences:
- a CDS encoding DUF3397 family protein, whose amino-acid sequence MTVFIIFPLFSLIVLYLLFLLLFRTHAKAVRVALDLGTFIVLYAIHVSLIALTGHNYVGWLLIAVLSVFALNALWQRIRQVDIDYVQMIRHSWRIIVLIALPVHLVLFGIGIRQLMIS is encoded by the coding sequence GTGACGGTTTTTATCATCTTTCCGCTGTTCAGTTTAATTGTCCTTTACTTATTATTCCTGTTATTGTTTCGGACGCATGCCAAGGCCGTGCGGGTTGCGCTTGATCTCGGGACGTTCATCGTATTGTATGCGATTCATGTTTCGTTAATCGCATTGACAGGGCATAACTACGTGGGTTGGTTGTTGATTGCGGTATTATCCGTGTTTGCATTAAATGCGTTATGGCAACGGATTCGACAAGTCGACATCGATTATGTCCAAATGATTCGACATAGTTGGCGAATCATTGTCTTGATTGCCCTTCCTGTACATCTCGTACTGTTTGGAATTGGAATTCGTCAACTAATGATTAGTTGA
- the bshC gene encoding bacillithiol biosynthesis cysteine-adding enzyme BshC → MKVQSFHALYEDNSLMHRATGEDFSKYVDHIGEDGMRERSQHLRERQYPHLSPLVDELIRQNPRMTGTVRQRLERLRTGEAQVVVTGQQTGIFGGPLYAIYKLLTCLKVAKQAENQLGLPVVPIFWLATEDHDFDEINHVYAPTAEYQPRKLTVSPQDTIQRSVSRMTLDQKAVKQVLRQALSVDQETQHTKELVLLVERLIDQETTYGGFFSALLGELVNHDVIFFDADAKAVRELEIPFFEQLIQDNREIRQALSTGIQQTTNLPDTFLNEEAAHLFVEDIGRDLLYPGEDFVTKQGKTYTELELLALLYASPERFSNSVVTRPLMQDYLFPTLAYIGGPGEIAYWTRLRPLFHHFDWTMPLLIPRMGAVMLRARDEKLLRRYDLSLQQVLSHGVAIEPFDATKINSQLHPSHILGTALIQEIEQVERATSKNLSATKKLNKQIQLAIDTVVTQERRNYDHLMRTKRSLQYQLLPNGAPQERMHSVLPWLNCYGLDLIQNLRVQYEQTDAEQLEILL, encoded by the coding sequence TTGAAGGTACAATCATTTCACGCCTTATATGAAGATAACTCGTTGATGCATAGAGCGACGGGGGAAGACTTTTCTAAATATGTAGACCACATCGGAGAAGATGGGATGCGCGAGCGGAGCCAACATCTTCGAGAACGTCAGTATCCTCATCTCAGTCCACTCGTCGATGAGTTGATTCGTCAAAATCCGCGGATGACTGGGACGGTTCGGCAGCGTCTCGAACGGTTGCGGACGGGTGAGGCACAAGTCGTTGTTACTGGGCAACAAACAGGTATCTTCGGGGGGCCTTTATATGCAATTTACAAACTGTTAACCTGTCTAAAGGTCGCGAAGCAAGCGGAAAATCAATTGGGGTTACCGGTTGTTCCGATCTTTTGGCTCGCGACCGAAGATCATGATTTCGATGAAATCAATCATGTCTATGCACCGACGGCAGAATATCAACCGCGAAAATTGACGGTTTCACCGCAAGATACGATTCAGCGTTCCGTTAGTCGGATGACGCTCGATCAAAAAGCGGTCAAACAAGTCTTACGCCAAGCCTTAAGTGTCGACCAAGAAACACAACATACAAAGGAACTGGTTTTGCTGGTGGAGCGGTTAATTGATCAAGAAACGACATATGGCGGTTTTTTCTCAGCGCTACTCGGAGAATTAGTGAACCATGATGTCATCTTTTTTGATGCCGATGCAAAAGCGGTACGCGAACTCGAAATTCCGTTCTTTGAGCAGTTGATTCAAGACAACAGAGAAATTCGTCAAGCGTTGTCGACCGGGATTCAGCAAACGACAAACTTACCGGATACCTTCTTGAATGAAGAAGCAGCTCATCTGTTCGTCGAGGACATCGGACGGGATTTATTGTACCCGGGAGAAGACTTTGTAACGAAGCAGGGGAAGACCTACACGGAACTTGAGTTACTGGCGTTGTTGTATGCAAGTCCTGAGCGTTTTTCGAATAGTGTCGTCACACGACCGTTGATGCAGGATTATCTGTTCCCGACCCTCGCCTATATCGGAGGACCTGGTGAGATCGCCTACTGGACACGTCTTCGACCATTGTTCCATCACTTTGATTGGACGATGCCGCTGCTCATTCCAAGAATGGGCGCCGTCATGTTACGAGCGCGGGACGAAAAGCTGCTTCGGCGGTATGACTTGTCGCTACAACAAGTATTATCGCATGGTGTAGCGATTGAACCGTTCGACGCGACGAAGATAAATAGTCAGCTGCATCCGTCGCATATTTTAGGTACGGCACTCATTCAAGAAATTGAACAGGTCGAGCGGGCAACTTCTAAAAATTTATCAGCGACGAAAAAGCTGAACAAACAAATTCAACTCGCAATCGATACGGTCGTCACGCAAGAGCGACGAAATTACGATCATCTCATGCGAACAAAACGCTCACTCCAGTATCAGCTTCTTCCAAATGGAGCACCTCAAGAGCGCATGCATTCCGTCTTGCCATGGCTCAATTGTTACGGTTTAGATTTAATTCAAAATCTGCGCGTGCAATACGAGCAGACAGATGCTGAACAATTGGAAATTTTGCTTTAA
- the coaD gene encoding pantetheine-phosphate adenylyltransferase, with product MKRIAICPGSFDPITNGHLDIIERAAPIFDEIIVAVLNNSSKQPLFSVKERMELISEVTEHLPHIKVDSFNGLLVDYAAEVGATAIVRGLRAVSDFEYEMQVASINKKMNDQIETLFMMTSNQYSFLSSSIVKEAAKYGASVAGLVPPPVEEALRQKYAKGELT from the coding sequence ATGAAACGTATCGCCATTTGTCCGGGGAGTTTTGACCCAATCACGAACGGTCATCTTGATATCATCGAGCGTGCTGCACCCATCTTCGACGAAATCATCGTCGCGGTATTAAATAACTCGTCGAAGCAACCTTTATTCTCCGTTAAAGAACGTATGGAATTGATTTCTGAGGTGACGGAGCACTTACCGCATATCAAAGTGGATTCTTTTAACGGTCTACTTGTCGACTATGCAGCAGAAGTCGGGGCGACGGCAATCGTACGCGGGTTACGTGCTGTATCTGACTTTGAATATGAGATGCAGGTGGCCTCAATCAATAAGAAGATGAATGACCAGATTGAAACCTTGTTCATGATGACGAGTAACCAATATTCGTTCCTCAGTTCCTCAATCGTCAAAGAGGCTGCAAAGTATGGTGCTTCCGTTGCTGGGCTTGTGCCACCTCCCGTCGAAGAAGCATTACGTCAAAAGTATGCGAAAGGAGAATTGACATGA
- a CDS encoding YugN family protein — MKFEKYGIEGKEIKFGLLETIMDHHRFVREGQWDYERAMYDMKYEKQSTGEVFYLRIPVYAIQGEIEDRHAIVRMMTPLLGKHYYPHGVEYDEEFPPEIVKDCERRLTGLLETLEK, encoded by the coding sequence ATGAAGTTTGAGAAATACGGCATCGAAGGCAAAGAAATTAAGTTTGGTTTACTTGAGACAATCATGGACCACCACCGTTTCGTCCGTGAAGGACAATGGGATTACGAACGTGCGATGTATGATATGAAGTACGAAAAACAATCAACAGGAGAGGTCTTCTATCTTCGGATTCCAGTTTATGCAATTCAAGGTGAAATCGAAGATCGCCACGCGATCGTTCGCATGATGACACCACTTCTAGGAAAACACTACTATCCACATGGTGTTGAATATGATGAAGAGTTCCCACCTGAAATCGTTAAAGATTGTGAGCGTCGCTTGACAGGATTACTCGAAACACTCGAAAAATAA
- a CDS encoding SCO family protein, with protein MKKNSYLTVAAVVLILVAAAGGYYYFFMKEKLPVIAEPTPFELTNAVNGKTFDSEDGKVKVLTFFYSNCPDICPLTLNDYRKLEKKLRAENLYGSDVELVAVTVDPKVDTPKVLKKYASNFEANPEGWKVLTGDEVVIDRLTRQLNFYYSKAESGLVTHGTQMSILDRDNKVRAISSMAKTPDEPVDLEEVMTSVKQLAKE; from the coding sequence TTGAAAAAAAATAGTTATTTGACGGTAGCTGCCGTCGTTTTGATTTTAGTCGCCGCTGCAGGGGGGTATTATTATTTCTTTATGAAAGAAAAGCTACCTGTGATTGCTGAACCGACACCATTTGAATTAACGAATGCCGTCAACGGGAAAACATTTGATTCAGAAGATGGTAAAGTAAAAGTACTGACGTTTTTCTACTCGAATTGTCCAGACATTTGTCCTTTGACGTTAAATGACTACCGGAAACTCGAGAAAAAATTACGGGCGGAAAATCTATACGGATCCGATGTCGAACTTGTCGCCGTGACGGTCGATCCTAAAGTTGATACGCCGAAAGTCTTGAAGAAGTATGCGTCTAATTTCGAGGCGAATCCTGAAGGGTGGAAAGTATTAACGGGGGATGAGGTCGTCATTGATCGTCTGACACGCCAGTTGAACTTCTATTATTCAAAAGCAGAAAGTGGTCTTGTCACACACGGGACACAAATGTCCATTCTCGATCGCGACAATAAGGTGCGTGCGATATCTTCAATGGCGAAGACACCTGACGAGCCGGTCGATCTCGAGGAAGTCATGACATCCGTCAAACAACTTGCGAAGGAGTGA
- a CDS encoding YlbG family protein, whose translation MIKERIGLIVYVNAMKASRQLRRFGNVYFTSKREKYVFLYVDLEQYERSVETIAALPFVESVLRSERPFITETYANKKGKLQEEV comes from the coding sequence GTGATCAAGGAACGAATTGGACTGATCGTCTACGTCAACGCGATGAAAGCGTCGCGTCAATTACGCCGATTTGGAAATGTTTATTTTACATCGAAACGAGAAAAATATGTGTTCTTATATGTTGATTTGGAACAGTATGAACGTTCAGTCGAAACGATTGCTGCATTGCCTTTCGTCGAATCTGTTCTTCGTTCAGAACGACCATTCATTACCGAAACATACGCAAACAAAAAAGGTAAACTGCAAGAAGAAGTATAA
- the rsmD gene encoding 16S rRNA (guanine(966)-N(2))-methyltransferase RsmD, with translation MRVISGERKGTKIKAVPGDNTRPTTDKVKESLFNVIGPYFNGGRALDLFAGSGGLGIEALSRGCEEAVFVDQHFKAVQTIKENLMTTRLVERSRVLKKDVSVALTELASETPFKLIFLDPPYAKERLVEHVTYIEQHDMLTDNGVIVCEHGSEIELPDRIGRLEVVKRMRYSTVISITLYEFMELEEEV, from the coding sequence ATGCGAGTCATTTCTGGGGAACGAAAAGGTACTAAAATCAAAGCGGTACCGGGGGATAATACACGACCGACGACCGATAAGGTCAAAGAATCATTATTTAATGTCATCGGACCTTATTTTAACGGGGGACGTGCACTTGATCTCTTCGCGGGGAGCGGTGGACTTGGAATCGAGGCATTATCACGTGGGTGTGAAGAAGCGGTATTCGTCGATCAGCACTTTAAAGCGGTTCAGACAATTAAAGAGAATTTGATGACGACTCGATTGGTTGAGAGAAGTCGTGTCTTAAAAAAAGATGTCTCCGTTGCTTTGACGGAACTCGCATCAGAAACGCCATTTAAACTAATCTTTCTCGATCCGCCCTATGCCAAGGAACGACTCGTCGAACACGTCACGTACATAGAGCAACACGACATGTTGACGGACAATGGCGTCATCGTCTGTGAGCACGGGTCAGAGATTGAATTACCTGATCGGATTGGCCGCCTTGAAGTTGTGAAGCGGATGCGGTACTCAACAGTCATCTCAATCACATTATATGAATTTATGGAACTGGAGGAAGAAGTATGA
- a CDS encoding 2-dehydropantoate 2-reductase produces MSRIGIIGAGAVGLLLASYLAEHHQITLYTRQLDDGTKRILRDGQSSPTVKVRPIAHFESQDLVFVTTKSYDIKSVIPYLEHEKNPVVFLQNGMGHLDAAHALAQAIFGVVEHGAMKTGPYEIRHTGKGRIRYGNHLLSMLKRDALQFEHVTNIEAVMVTKLFMNAVINPLTAYYRVENGRLLEEPYASKARAVFAEVQSVFPNHPITYDEIEQILQRTRLNRSSMLRDVEQGRMTEIDPIVGYVLKQATQPTPLLTYYFQQIKHREQEGDSL; encoded by the coding sequence ATGAGCAGAATAGGAATCATCGGAGCCGGTGCCGTTGGGTTATTACTTGCTTCCTACTTAGCAGAGCACCATCAAATTACGTTATATACAAGACAATTAGATGACGGGACAAAGCGAATCCTACGAGATGGTCAATCGAGTCCGACCGTAAAGGTTCGACCGATTGCGCATTTCGAGTCACAAGACTTGGTGTTCGTTACGACAAAGTCGTATGATATAAAAAGTGTGATTCCTTATCTAGAACACGAGAAAAACCCAGTCGTTTTTTTACAAAATGGAATGGGGCATCTTGATGCAGCACATGCTCTGGCGCAAGCAATTTTTGGGGTCGTTGAGCATGGCGCGATGAAGACGGGACCTTACGAAATCCGTCATACGGGAAAAGGGCGCATTCGATACGGCAATCACCTGCTGTCGATGCTGAAGCGAGATGCGTTGCAGTTTGAGCACGTAACGAATATTGAAGCAGTCATGGTGACGAAATTATTCATGAATGCTGTCATCAATCCATTGACAGCCTATTATCGGGTTGAAAATGGACGGTTACTTGAAGAGCCTTATGCGTCGAAAGCGCGTGCCGTCTTTGCCGAAGTGCAGAGTGTCTTCCCGAACCATCCGATTACGTATGATGAAATCGAACAGATTTTACAGCGTACGCGTCTCAATCGCTCGTCGATGTTACGGGATGTTGAGCAAGGACGAATGACAGAAATCGATCCAATCGTTGGGTATGTGCTAAAGCAGGCGACGCAACCGACACCGTTACTAACTTATTACTTTCAGCAGATTAAGCATCGAGAACAAGAGGGGGATTCGCTGTGA
- a CDS encoding SepM family pheromone-processing serine protease: MKAWKPALAAIVAAMIVFFVPLPYFISYPGDATSTEQIIDVSGAEKEPGDLMMLTVAQRRATPYFLVESLFLPFSETSDVSDYLYDGESDAQYENRQQLYMEEAQHNAMIEGYELADKEVEVDFEGVYVSGIISGGPADGKLRAGDQIVAVDGASLKSMSSFMQTISSKKAGTDVKVKFERDKKTKTTTIKVGKLAKNSEQVGLGIYEPLPMSDVQTDPKVEFNLENVGGPSAGMMFTLEIYDQLTDGDLAKGHTIAGTGTIEEGGKVGPIGGAWQKVVAADEAEAEIMFVPAGSNYEEAKPSIKKLGTKMKLVPIKTVEDALDYLEELPEK; this comes from the coding sequence ATGAAAGCATGGAAACCTGCGCTCGCTGCCATCGTCGCGGCGATGATCGTCTTCTTTGTTCCATTGCCTTATTTCATCTCATATCCTGGAGACGCAACATCGACGGAACAAATCATTGACGTATCGGGTGCGGAAAAAGAACCAGGCGACCTAATGATGTTGACCGTTGCGCAACGGCGGGCGACACCGTATTTTCTAGTCGAGAGTTTATTTTTACCTTTTTCTGAAACATCGGATGTAAGTGACTATTTATATGACGGTGAATCTGACGCACAATACGAGAACAGACAACAACTTTACATGGAAGAAGCGCAACATAATGCAATGATTGAAGGATATGAACTGGCTGATAAAGAAGTCGAGGTCGACTTTGAAGGCGTTTATGTCTCTGGCATTATTTCTGGCGGTCCTGCTGACGGGAAGTTACGTGCCGGGGACCAGATTGTCGCCGTTGATGGAGCTTCGTTAAAATCAATGAGCAGCTTTATGCAGACAATCAGTTCGAAAAAAGCAGGGACAGATGTGAAAGTGAAATTCGAACGGGACAAAAAAACGAAAACAACGACGATCAAGGTCGGGAAACTAGCGAAGAACTCAGAGCAGGTCGGACTCGGTATCTATGAACCGCTTCCGATGTCAGACGTGCAGACGGATCCGAAAGTTGAGTTTAATTTAGAAAATGTTGGTGGGCCATCGGCCGGGATGATGTTCACGCTTGAGATTTATGATCAATTGACAGATGGTGATTTAGCGAAGGGACATACGATTGCTGGTACTGGAACGATTGAAGAGGGTGGGAAAGTAGGACCGATCGGTGGAGCTTGGCAAAAAGTCGTCGCAGCAGACGAAGCGGAAGCGGAAATCATGTTCGTCCCAGCCGGTTCGAATTATGAAGAAGCAAAACCATCCATCAAAAAACTCGGGACGAAAATGAAGCTCGTCCCGATCAAAACAGTTGAGGATGCACTCGATTATTTAGAAGAACTACCAGAAAAATGA
- the rsmH gene encoding 16S rRNA (cytosine(1402)-N(4))-methyltransferase RsmH — MFEHETVLKWESIKGLDIKPDGVYVDCTLGGAGHSEEIVKQLTTGHLYAFDQDDVALAHAEERLAAYAGRFTLIKSNFVHLQEKLNELGVTKVDGILFDLGVSSPQLDEGERGFSYNFDARLDMRMDQTSSLSAYEVVNDWPYNDLVRIFFTYGEEKFSKQIARKIEKAREEGPITTTFELVELIKDAIPAPARRKGGHPAKRTFQAIRIAVNDELNVFDRAVYQAIDLLAVGGRLCVITFHSLEDRMCKLAFKEKSSLPELPQGLPMIPKEFEPELRLVTRKPITAGNDELDDNRRSRSAKLRIVEKMKES, encoded by the coding sequence ATGTTTGAACATGAAACGGTATTAAAATGGGAGTCCATTAAAGGGTTAGATATTAAACCTGATGGTGTGTATGTAGATTGTACATTAGGTGGAGCAGGACACAGTGAAGAAATCGTGAAGCAATTGACGACAGGTCATCTCTATGCATTTGACCAAGATGACGTCGCGCTTGCCCATGCGGAAGAACGTCTTGCAGCGTATGCCGGTCGCTTTACGCTGATTAAAAGTAATTTCGTTCACTTGCAAGAAAAGCTAAATGAGTTAGGTGTAACTAAAGTAGATGGTATTTTGTTTGATCTCGGTGTCTCTTCACCGCAACTCGATGAAGGGGAACGCGGATTTAGCTACAATTTTGATGCCCGCCTCGATATGCGAATGGATCAAACGTCATCGTTATCGGCATATGAAGTCGTCAACGACTGGCCATACAATGATCTCGTTCGGATTTTCTTTACATACGGAGAAGAAAAATTTTCGAAGCAGATTGCACGAAAAATTGAAAAGGCACGTGAAGAAGGTCCAATCACGACGACGTTCGAACTGGTCGAACTCATCAAGGACGCGATTCCAGCGCCTGCCCGTCGTAAGGGTGGGCATCCGGCAAAGCGGACGTTCCAAGCGATTCGGATTGCTGTCAATGATGAATTGAATGTCTTCGATCGAGCGGTGTATCAGGCGATTGATTTGCTGGCCGTCGGTGGTCGTCTTTGTGTCATCACGTTCCATTCACTTGAAGACCGCATGTGTAAATTAGCATTTAAAGAAAAATCATCGTTACCTGAGCTTCCGCAAGGATTGCCGATGATTCCAAAAGAGTTTGAACCAGAACTTCGCCTCGTCACACGTAAGCCGATTACAGCAGGGAATGATGAGCTTGATGATAACCGTCGTTCACGTTCTGCTAAGTTACGGATTGTTGAAAAAATGAAGGAAAGTTGA
- a CDS encoding nucleotidyltransferase family protein, with protein MKMTAIISEYNPFHNGHLYQAKIAREETEADLIVAIMSGTFMQRGEPAFSDKWTRARAAVASGEIDLVLELPFYFSVQRADRFAQGGVTIAEMIGATSLSFGSECGDITPFLLAASEKNEETPAYQRLVKEGLSNGLSSATAASQAFRALTTTLDLTTPNNTLGYYYARAASSISLHTTKRIGSGYHDLSVGDIMSATAIRAHYDETHQLTGLPQESASVLQGATFASFDHYYPFIRNRLLSTPLGVLTQFNGIDASLAPRLVEGARYSSTFDDFMTFVKTRRYTRTSLQRTLIYLLTSTMTEEIDSVAFDKIDYVRPLAFNDKGRQALRQIKKQIRVISTFEAHPWLIKESQVTAAYAIPLARYDQLEEHRRFAHFSGSSSK; from the coding sequence ATGAAGATGACAGCAATTATTTCAGAGTACAATCCGTTTCATAACGGACACCTCTATCAAGCCAAAATCGCACGCGAGGAAACCGAAGCCGATTTGATCGTCGCCATCATGAGCGGAACGTTCATGCAACGCGGGGAACCTGCTTTTAGTGACAAGTGGACACGTGCACGAGCGGCCGTCGCAAGCGGCGAAATCGACCTTGTCTTAGAACTTCCGTTTTATTTTTCCGTCCAACGCGCCGACCGTTTTGCGCAAGGAGGCGTCACGATCGCCGAAATGATTGGCGCTACGTCTTTGTCATTCGGGAGTGAATGTGGGGACATCACCCCTTTCCTCTTAGCAGCATCTGAAAAAAATGAAGAGACCCCTGCGTACCAGCGACTCGTCAAAGAAGGATTATCAAACGGATTATCTTCGGCGACGGCAGCGAGCCAGGCATTCCGTGCATTGACGACGACGCTCGACTTGACGACGCCGAATAACACACTCGGCTATTATTACGCCCGTGCCGCGTCAAGTATCTCCTTACATACGACAAAACGGATCGGAAGTGGCTACCACGACCTGTCAGTCGGTGATATCATGAGTGCGACAGCCATCCGTGCTCACTATGATGAAACGCATCAATTGACAGGACTTCCACAAGAAAGCGCTAGCGTACTCCAAGGGGCGACTTTCGCTTCGTTTGATCACTACTATCCCTTTATCCGGAACCGGCTTCTATCGACGCCTCTAGGCGTTCTCACGCAATTTAACGGCATTGATGCGTCACTGGCACCTCGTCTCGTCGAAGGCGCCCGCTACAGCTCTACTTTTGACGACTTCATGACTTTCGTCAAAACACGCCGCTATACGCGGACAAGTTTACAGCGCACACTCATTTATTTGCTGACCTCGACGATGACGGAAGAAATCGATTCGGTTGCATTTGACAAAATCGATTACGTGCGACCACTCGCCTTTAATGACAAAGGACGACAAGCACTACGGCAAATCAAGAAACAGATTCGAGTCATCAGCACATTCGAGGCGCACCCTTGGCTCATAAAAGAGAGCCAAGTTACGGCAGCGTATGCCATTCCCTTGGCTCGGTATGACCAACTTGAAGAACATCGTCGGTTTGCTCATTTTTCTGGTAGTTCTTCTAAATAA
- a CDS encoding YceD family protein yields the protein MKWSLMQLSKLRNLGQLQVNETIELQELIALHPDIRAVQPVHVRANASFTSNQLIFNLRITGEMTLPDARTLNDVVYPFEIESIEPFLLEVDATLDDSDDINVPIGNTVDLRPLVQELILLHVPVQVHGDDEENQLVQGKGWTILTEEEPEDVEPKIDPRLAGLAQFFKKDQDS from the coding sequence ATGAAATGGTCCCTGATGCAATTGAGTAAATTGCGCAATCTGGGTCAACTTCAGGTTAACGAGACGATCGAGCTCCAAGAGCTAATCGCCCTCCATCCGGATATCCGGGCGGTGCAACCTGTGCACGTTCGTGCAAATGCATCGTTTACATCGAATCAATTAATATTCAATCTTCGGATTACTGGCGAAATGACGCTTCCGGATGCCCGGACGCTAAATGACGTCGTGTACCCGTTCGAGATTGAATCCATCGAGCCATTCTTACTCGAAGTTGATGCGACTCTGGATGATTCGGATGACATCAACGTACCGATTGGGAATACGGTCGATCTTCGACCACTCGTGCAAGAGTTGATTTTACTTCATGTGCCAGTGCAAGTGCATGGGGATGATGAAGAGAATCAATTGGTTCAAGGGAAAGGCTGGACGATTCTAACAGAAGAAGAGCCAGAAGATGTTGAACCAAAAATTGATCCGCGACTTGCGGGTCTCGCTCAGTTCTTTAAAAAAGATCAGGATTCCTAA
- the rpmF gene encoding 50S ribosomal protein L32, whose translation MAVPFRRTSKTRKRLRRTHFKLRVPGMVECPNCGEMKLSHRVCKACGSYKGKEIVSK comes from the coding sequence ATGGCAGTACCATTCCGCAGAACGTCGAAAACACGCAAACGTCTTCGCCGTACTCATTTCAAACTCCGTGTACCAGGTATGGTCGAGTGCCCAAACTGTGGTGAAATGAAACTTTCACACCGTGTTTGTAAAGCATGTGGCTCGTACAAAGGTAAAGAAATCGTCAGCAAGTAA
- a CDS encoding YlbF family regulator — protein sequence MIYSDKTIDLINAAEELTSALLHSETGQAYISAKQARANSAQAQDVIRDFNRIKEEYELVQRFGRYHPDYQTITKKVHEVKRALDLQEEVATFKKAEKQLETLLGQISLKLAGEVSPQIKVPTGNPFFDQGCAGGCSTGGSCSCSG from the coding sequence GTGATTTATTCAGATAAAACGATAGACCTCATCAATGCTGCGGAAGAACTGACATCCGCTCTTTTGCATAGCGAAACAGGTCAAGCATATATAAGTGCCAAACAAGCACGCGCAAATTCAGCACAAGCACAAGACGTCATCCGCGATTTTAATCGCATCAAGGAAGAATATGAGCTTGTTCAACGTTTTGGTCGGTATCATCCAGATTACCAGACAATCACGAAAAAAGTACATGAAGTCAAGCGGGCGCTCGATCTGCAAGAAGAGGTCGCGACGTTCAAAAAAGCGGAAAAACAATTAGAGACGCTACTCGGTCAGATTAGTTTAAAACTTGCTGGAGAAGTCTCACCTCAAATCAAGGTTCCGACGGGAAATCCATTTTTCGATCAAGGATGTGCAGGTGGATGTTCGACCGGAGGTAGTTGCAGCTGTAGCGGCTAA
- a CDS encoding ATP-grasp domain-containing protein, giving the protein MQLLSFNMFRTIGIKTDHAKSDYHFDSLDKIAKADVVLFPEYWQIHSIIYGMKKPIFPSAATFHLGHDKIEMTRIFKTVIPENIPRTGIYGKNEFTVKRVLDEFSFPFVAKTVRSSMGQGVHLIKDEIDWKKYTDHHETFYVQEYIPNEKDLRVVVIGDQVLAAYWRVGGAQFLNNVAQGGVLDFENIPQEALDFVLALAKRLDIDHAGFDLIFRDGKIYILEFNVFFGGEGLNHLGIHAPDTILEYVERKYKSS; this is encoded by the coding sequence ATGCAACTTTTATCATTTAATATGTTTCGAACGATCGGGATTAAAACCGATCACGCGAAGTCAGACTATCACTTTGATTCGCTCGATAAAATCGCCAAAGCCGACGTCGTCTTGTTCCCCGAGTATTGGCAAATTCACTCGATCATCTATGGGATGAAAAAACCAATTTTCCCATCCGCTGCGACATTCCATCTTGGGCACGATAAAATCGAGATGACGCGTATTTTTAAAACCGTGATTCCGGAAAATATTCCTCGGACCGGCATTTACGGAAAAAATGAATTCACCGTGAAACGTGTCTTAGATGAATTTTCGTTCCCGTTCGTCGCGAAGACCGTCCGCAGTTCGATGGGCCAAGGCGTTCACCTAATTAAGGATGAAATCGACTGGAAGAAGTATACCGATCACCACGAGACGTTTTACGTCCAAGAATACATCCCGAACGAAAAAGACCTTCGTGTCGTCGTCATCGGTGATCAAGTTCTTGCTGCCTACTGGCGTGTCGGCGGTGCGCAATTTTTAAACAATGTCGCCCAAGGTGGGGTCCTTGATTTCGAGAATATCCCGCAGGAGGCACTCGATTTTGTCCTCGCACTCGCGAAACGGCTCGATATCGATCACGCCGGTTTTGACTTGATTTTCCGTGACGGAAAAATCTATATCCTCGAATTCAACGTCTTCTTTGGCGGAGAAGGCCTGAACCATCTTGGAATTCATGCACCGGATACGATTTTAGAATATGTCGAACGAAAATATAAGAGTTCATGA